In Agarivorans gilvus, one genomic interval encodes:
- a CDS encoding glycosyltransferase family 2 protein gives MISVVIPLYNKSNYISRAINSVLNQTMAVHEIIVIDDGSTDNSAEIVSASFPMVKLISQSNSGVSAARNTGILHSKGEYIAFLDADDYWTEHFINNINFLIKRYPNAQAFCTNYAFKEKECIYPAKLKCSNEITSILDDYFDLCCNADLPITASSVCINKSLLEEEIGGFPQGVAMGEDQIVWAELACRTKIAFHSHISVYYDRDVQDSACKTNHIYSPAPQVYVYKKLLAENKVPRELVNSLIHLIHLTVLSCVKNNLLVGNRKKALTILLSKGYLKFDKYRLMGFLLLFFPRFFVAKIFSVSRNDK, from the coding sequence GTGATTAGTGTAGTTATCCCGCTTTACAATAAATCAAACTATATATCTAGAGCTATCAACTCAGTGTTAAATCAGACGATGGCGGTTCACGAAATAATAGTTATCGATGATGGATCTACCGATAATAGTGCAGAAATTGTTAGTGCTAGCTTCCCTATGGTTAAGTTGATTAGTCAAAGTAATAGCGGCGTTTCTGCGGCTAGAAATACAGGGATTTTACACTCAAAAGGCGAGTATATAGCATTTCTAGATGCTGATGACTACTGGACTGAACACTTTATAAATAACATTAACTTTTTGATTAAGCGCTACCCAAATGCCCAAGCATTCTGTACGAATTATGCTTTTAAAGAAAAAGAGTGCATATATCCTGCGAAATTGAAATGCTCAAATGAGATAACTTCTATTTTAGATGATTATTTTGATTTATGTTGCAACGCTGACTTGCCCATAACAGCATCATCAGTGTGCATAAACAAAAGCTTACTTGAAGAAGAAATTGGAGGATTTCCTCAGGGGGTTGCTATGGGTGAAGATCAAATAGTTTGGGCTGAATTAGCTTGTCGCACTAAAATTGCTTTCCATTCACATATTAGCGTTTACTATGATAGAGACGTACAAGATAGCGCCTGTAAAACGAATCATATTTATAGTCCAGCCCCACAGGTTTATGTCTATAAAAAATTATTAGCTGAAAATAAAGTTCCTAGAGAGCTAGTCAATAGCCTGATACATTTAATCCATTTGACAGTATTGAGTTGTGTTAAAAATAATCTCCTAGTGGGGAATAGAAAAAAAGCGTTAACAATTTTGTTGAGTAAAGGTTACCTGAAGTTTGATAAGTATCGCCTTATGGGGTTTTTGCTTTTGTTTTTTCCTAGGTTTTTTGTGGCTAAAATTTTTTCTGTTTCGCGAAATGATAAATAG
- a CDS encoding WecB/TagA/CpsF family glycosyltransferase — MHYILNKIKSSPCIENDLFSITRERKKGQPRVVSFVNPYSYMLLRNREEGYLVDHFYSDAITSSFFFSMLLSIKVPRISFDYGSFAKTFFGELSHSEDTVYFVGAKQNEIEKAVLNFKENYPKLKICGFSSGYFDHVNSKQSVIDNIKKSNAKFVVCGLGTPLQESFSREVIDNCESVSRIYTCGGFLYQSTDSINYYPHWVNKYNLRWAYRITVENYVLKRLLNQYPKFLFYVVKDRFANGRN; from the coding sequence ATGCATTATATTTTAAATAAAATTAAATCCTCCCCTTGTATTGAAAATGACCTTTTTTCCATAACGCGTGAACGAAAGAAGGGGCAGCCTAGAGTCGTTAGCTTTGTAAATCCCTATTCTTATATGCTACTTAGAAATAGGGAAGAAGGTTATTTAGTTGATCATTTTTATAGTGATGCAATTACTTCTAGCTTTTTTTTCTCTATGCTGTTAAGTATAAAAGTGCCAAGAATAAGTTTTGATTACGGATCGTTTGCTAAAACATTTTTCGGCGAGTTGAGCCATTCCGAAGATACAGTTTATTTTGTTGGCGCAAAACAAAATGAAATAGAAAAAGCAGTTTTAAACTTCAAAGAAAATTATCCAAAACTTAAAATCTGCGGTTTTAGCTCTGGGTATTTTGATCATGTAAATTCAAAACAATCGGTAATTGATAATATCAAAAAATCTAATGCTAAGTTTGTGGTTTGTGGGTTAGGTACACCGCTGCAAGAAAGTTTTTCACGCGAAGTTATTGATAACTGTGAATCAGTATCTAGAATATATACTTGCGGTGGTTTTCTTTATCAATCTACAGATAGTATTAATTACTATCCCCATTGGGTTAATAAATATAATTTACGATGGGCTTATCGGATTACAGTTGAAAACTATGTTTTAAAAAGACTATTGAACCAATATCCAAAGTTTTTGTTTTATGTAGTTAAAGATAGGTTTGCCAATGGCCGTAATTAA
- a CDS encoding flippase has protein sequence MLRHAAVRSSLWLIVEKLLSMAISLAVTLAIARHLAPEQFGTLSYLLALAALLVPFSALGLNAIITREVVQRPADEQQIMGTALTLRLCGALLCGGLCLLLAPLYLPEHQRFMFTLLLLGNLFTSFTVIDYWIQARVDNRYAAKMRLMVLSLMAGLRFLAVYFEQSLSMFVYLAALEMLLMGLGFTFLYSYRGGSLRRLTASIKEAKYLLSQSWLLMLSGIAAIIYLKMDQVMLGWLSSSEQVGIYAVAARLSEVWYFFPTAIVTSFFPQLINHRRNAPNTYKLQLQKLNDFLFLGAFLVAILVQFVAPWAINILFGAEYALSAPVLVIHIWAGVFIFMRALLSKWLLVENYLFFSMLTQFTGALLNVLLNYWLIPLYGATGAAAATVLSYAAASYLALFFHKNTWPMALIMTRSLVLPLRLVVFRTGLYK, from the coding sequence ATGCTACGCCATGCAGCAGTGCGAAGTTCACTGTGGTTAATTGTAGAAAAGCTGTTAAGCATGGCTATATCGCTTGCTGTAACCTTAGCAATAGCGAGGCATTTGGCTCCCGAGCAATTTGGTACCTTGAGTTATCTATTAGCCTTGGCGGCCTTGCTGGTGCCTTTTTCAGCTTTAGGCTTAAATGCCATTATTACCCGAGAAGTGGTGCAACGTCCTGCCGATGAGCAGCAAATTATGGGCACCGCGCTCACCTTACGCCTATGCGGCGCGCTGCTGTGTGGCGGTTTATGCCTGCTACTTGCCCCTTTGTATTTACCAGAGCATCAGCGCTTTATGTTTACATTGCTGTTGCTCGGTAATTTGTTCACCAGTTTTACGGTAATTGATTATTGGATACAGGCGCGAGTCGATAATCGCTACGCGGCAAAAATGCGCTTAATGGTACTAAGCCTTATGGCAGGCTTGCGTTTTTTAGCGGTTTATTTCGAGCAAAGCCTAAGTATGTTTGTTTATTTAGCGGCTTTAGAAATGCTGCTTATGGGCTTGGGTTTTACTTTCTTGTATAGCTACCGTGGCGGAAGCTTGCGCCGTTTAACGGCCAGTATAAAAGAGGCAAAATATTTGTTGTCTCAGTCTTGGCTGTTAATGCTGTCGGGTATTGCGGCAATTATTTATTTAAAAATGGACCAGGTGATGCTGGGGTGGCTAAGCTCTAGCGAGCAAGTAGGCATTTATGCTGTCGCAGCACGTTTATCTGAAGTATGGTACTTTTTCCCCACCGCGATTGTGACTTCGTTTTTTCCGCAGTTAATTAACCATCGTAGAAACGCCCCAAATACCTATAAATTGCAACTACAAAAGCTGAATGACTTTTTATTCTTAGGGGCTTTTTTGGTAGCGATATTGGTACAATTTGTTGCCCCATGGGCTATTAACATTTTGTTTGGTGCTGAGTATGCCTTGTCTGCGCCGGTATTGGTTATTCATATATGGGCGGGAGTATTCATATTTATGCGCGCATTATTGAGTAAGTGGCTACTAGTAGAAAACTACTTGTTTTTTTCAATGCTCACTCAGTTTACCGGCGCATTGCTTAATGTATTACTCAATTATTGGTTGATTCCCTTGTATGGCGCTACTGGGGCAGCTGCTGCAACTGTGTTAAGCTATGCCGCGGCGTCTTACTTGGCTTTATTTTTTCATAAAAACACGTGGCCTATGGCACTGATTATGACGCGTTCCTTAGTTTTACCTTTAAGGTTGGTTGTTTTTCGTACAGGTTTATATAAATAG
- a CDS encoding polysaccharide pyruvyl transferase family protein, with protein MIIELKGVEFENKGAELMLRAILQRIEEYWPEAEIALTPSQKASFKQRASVGAWQKLSLRKLYLDLNCITYWLPTTVRRYFRKWGVVTEADIDVVIDASGFSYSDQWSPKMSIRHLCGEIKRNNAHGKPYIFMPQAMGPFSDPGVRANIARYFPKAALVCARESETYKYIHDITGDFSSLKQYGDFTNAVSLVDDCFPMSNGKMACIVPNKNMVNPRNSNKRWLNSYESTLLNAIAIYRAKGLTPFFLNHEGHEDGLLISSLNEQLDQPLPVIEEADPVKVKSIIASSKAVLCSRYHGCISALSNGIACLSTSWSHKYESLYEDYLAKKLLISPDISKPQLEALIELSLNVDSSLHEDIKLKAEQYKKETEQLWLEVKRVVDTVKK; from the coding sequence GTGATTATTGAGTTAAAAGGCGTTGAATTTGAAAACAAGGGTGCAGAGCTTATGTTACGCGCCATTCTTCAGCGAATTGAAGAGTATTGGCCAGAGGCCGAAATTGCTTTAACGCCTAGTCAGAAAGCTAGCTTTAAACAACGAGCTTCCGTTGGTGCTTGGCAAAAGCTTTCTCTTAGAAAATTATACCTTGATCTTAACTGTATAACTTACTGGTTACCTACCACTGTTCGCCGTTATTTTCGCAAATGGGGAGTTGTTACAGAGGCTGATATTGATGTTGTGATTGATGCGTCAGGTTTCTCTTATTCGGATCAGTGGTCTCCTAAAATGAGTATTCGCCATTTATGTGGTGAAATAAAAAGAAATAATGCTCATGGTAAGCCTTATATTTTTATGCCTCAAGCAATGGGACCTTTTTCTGACCCAGGAGTAAGGGCTAATATAGCGCGTTATTTCCCTAAAGCTGCTTTGGTGTGCGCTAGAGAATCTGAAACATATAAGTACATCCATGATATAACAGGTGATTTTAGTTCTCTTAAGCAATATGGGGACTTTACTAATGCTGTAAGTTTGGTTGATGACTGCTTTCCCATGTCTAATGGAAAGATGGCTTGCATCGTCCCTAATAAGAATATGGTAAACCCTAGAAACAGTAATAAACGCTGGCTTAATAGCTATGAATCAACCTTACTCAATGCTATAGCTATTTATAGAGCAAAAGGCTTAACACCGTTTTTCTTAAATCATGAAGGGCATGAGGACGGGCTGTTGATATCATCTTTAAATGAGCAATTGGATCAACCATTGCCTGTTATTGAAGAGGCCGATCCGGTAAAAGTAAAATCTATTATAGCTTCATCTAAGGCTGTTTTATGTTCAAGGTATCATGGTTGTATTAGTGCTCTGTCTAATGGTATAGCGTGCCTTTCTACAAGTTGGAGCCACAAATATGAAAGTCTTTACGAAGACTATTTAGCTAAAAAATTGCTCATTAGCCCCGATATTTCAAAACCTCAGTTAGAAGCCCTTATTGAGCTAAGTCTGAATGTGGATAGTTCGCTACATGAAGACATAAAGCTAAAAGCAGAGCAATACAAAAAAGAAACAGAGCAGCTTTGGCTTGAAGTTAAACGAGTAGTTGATACGGTCAAAAAATGA
- a CDS encoding glycosyltransferase family 4 protein: MKTVLITSNAFYPNIGGIENSLYYLAKSYLESGHKAIVVVSDVNSVNTTMLPEYEMFEGIEVYRYSCFQNMPKLFRPLRGLFCFFSMLTLYRRIKKASAPDLVISRFHSNTMVSKLSGLSNITYLLPGVVRFQNSPSLLSTNSRCLEKLKKLIQLRIHSFVQKRALLAADHLAVFSLNMKRQVQTCLTTPRDLLLCKPGVDTDYYRPVKELDKAEIRKDLNIPQGKPVLLCVGRFVAAKGIKYALEAMLTLKDYHLVIVGGGEEESQYRNFVLNNNLESDVTFTGVQQDTLKFYQCSDAFLMTSVYEPLGQTILEALACGLPIVAFRSTGDVVTATNELLDDSEAIFVDDLSSTSLAKGVQSLFNNTSMRNSMGMQSREIAKQRFSWNHLASKLVSNAENDE, translated from the coding sequence ATGAAAACAGTTTTGATTACTAGTAATGCTTTTTACCCAAATATTGGCGGTATTGAAAATTCGCTATATTATTTGGCTAAAAGCTATTTGGAATCCGGGCATAAAGCGATCGTTGTAGTTAGCGATGTAAATAGCGTAAATACGACTATGCTTCCTGAATATGAAATGTTTGAAGGTATAGAAGTTTATAGGTATTCGTGTTTTCAAAATATGCCAAAGTTATTTAGACCATTAAGAGGTCTATTTTGCTTCTTTAGTATGCTTACCCTCTATAGAAGAATAAAAAAAGCATCAGCCCCAGACCTTGTTATTAGTCGTTTTCATAGTAATACAATGGTCTCAAAGCTCTCCGGATTAAGTAATATTACTTATTTATTACCAGGGGTTGTTCGCTTTCAAAATTCGCCGTCTTTATTGTCAACCAATAGTCGATGCTTAGAAAAGTTAAAAAAGCTAATACAGCTGCGTATACACTCGTTTGTACAAAAACGAGCCTTATTGGCTGCTGATCATTTAGCTGTTTTTAGTTTAAATATGAAAAGACAAGTACAAACTTGCTTAACTACACCAAGAGATCTTCTTTTGTGTAAGCCCGGTGTGGACACGGATTATTATCGCCCAGTAAAGGAGCTCGATAAAGCAGAGATTAGAAAAGATCTAAATATACCTCAAGGAAAGCCAGTACTTTTATGTGTAGGGCGTTTCGTTGCTGCTAAAGGCATTAAATATGCCCTTGAAGCCATGCTTACTCTTAAAGATTATCATTTAGTTATAGTTGGTGGTGGCGAAGAAGAGTCTCAATATAGAAACTTTGTGCTCAATAACAACTTAGAGAGTGATGTTACTTTTACTGGTGTTCAACAAGACACTTTGAAATTTTACCAATGTTCAGATGCCTTCTTAATGACATCGGTTTATGAACCATTAGGGCAGACCATATTGGAAGCTTTAGCGTGTGGTTTACCCATAGTGGCCTTTCGTAGCACCGGTGATGTAGTTACCGCTACCAATGAATTATTAGATGACAGTGAAGCTATATTTGTTGATGATTTGAGTTCAACTTCCTTAGCTAAAGGTGTTCAAAGTCTGTTCAACAATACCTCGATGCGTAATAGTATGGGTATGCAGAGTAGAGAAATTGCCAAACAACGATTTTCGTGGAACCATTTGGCAAGTAAATTGGTTAGTAACGCAGAAAATGACGAATAA
- a CDS encoding nitroreductase family protein — protein MQPRREVFGLAFIQETVACYKRCVNGDNVNQQELKWAHDVLSKYFLAVAAGKSEVVDGARAMFNDIAAKYSTEKEFSPYSYQSLEKASVSFEQFKQLCVQRRSVRWFKDQPVPRELINQALSAATLAPSACNRQPFEFFVFDKVEEAREIGAIPMGTAGFSHNFQCVLVVVGDLAAYPYERDRHVIYIDGSLASMQLMLALETLGLSSCVINWPDVENLEREMSKKLSLKANQRPLMVLSIGYADDKGMIPYSQKKDVNELVKEVSL, from the coding sequence ATGCAACCTCGACGCGAGGTCTTCGGTTTAGCCTTTATTCAAGAAACCGTAGCCTGTTATAAACGCTGCGTAAATGGCGACAACGTAAACCAACAAGAATTAAAGTGGGCACACGATGTGCTCTCTAAGTATTTTTTGGCGGTAGCGGCTGGTAAATCTGAAGTGGTGGACGGCGCTAGAGCTATGTTTAATGATATAGCAGCCAAATACAGTACTGAGAAAGAATTCTCACCTTATAGCTATCAGTCTTTAGAAAAAGCTTCGGTAAGCTTTGAGCAGTTCAAGCAATTGTGCGTGCAACGCCGTTCGGTGCGATGGTTTAAAGACCAACCTGTACCCAGAGAATTGATTAATCAAGCCTTGAGTGCTGCCACTTTAGCCCCGAGTGCCTGTAACAGGCAGCCTTTTGAGTTTTTTGTGTTTGATAAAGTTGAAGAAGCAAGAGAAATTGGTGCTATTCCAATGGGAACAGCAGGGTTTTCTCATAACTTTCAGTGTGTTTTGGTTGTAGTAGGCGATTTAGCCGCGTATCCCTATGAGCGAGATAGACACGTTATCTATATAGACGGATCGCTAGCGTCGATGCAATTGATGTTAGCCCTAGAAACTTTGGGGCTTAGCTCTTGTGTGATTAACTGGCCCGATGTTGAAAACTTAGAACGTGAAATGAGTAAAAAGCTTTCGCTTAAAGCCAACCAACGCCCGCTTATGGTGTTGTCTATTGGTTATGCGGATGACAAGGGAATGATCCCTTATTCTCAGAAGAAAGATGTTAATGAATTAGTGAAGGAAGTCTCTTTGTGA